The genomic DNA TAGATGACGCTAAATTCACCCTGGGTGGGGTGCTGTTCTAATTGAGACTGGAATCCGCTCGGGGTTTCTCCGGTCAACTGGAAAGTTGTCAATGATTCGCCAATAAAGTCAGCAGGATCAACCCCCAGGGCTTGTTCCACTTCCGGGCTGCAGGTCAGATAGCGTCCATACGCATCACATTCCCAAATCCAGCCGAGAATGGTTTCGGCCTCAATGGGCAGGGGAATATCTTCGGGTATCAGATCTGAAAACAAGTCATTGAGCCGCTTGCTGAGGTTATTCGGATCAGACATTTTGGGTTAACTCCTGAGCCAGGGCGCGATATTCTTTTGCGCTGCGAGTGTTGGCGGCAAAGTGTGTGATGGGGATACCGGCAACAGTGCTATCTCGCAGGCGGGTATCAACCTGGATAATTGTATTGCATACTGCTTGTTTGAAGGTTGTGCGCAATTGTTTGCTAATGCTGATATGTGAACCAATGCGTTGATCGAACATACTGATAAGAATGCGATAATTCAATTTGGGGTTATCTTTCATGCGGATCGAACGTACGATGCTCAACATATTTCGTAAGGTATATACCGACAGGTATTCAGGCAGTGTGGGGATTACCAATAGATTTGCCGCTACCAGTGCATTGTGAGTGATTGCGCCCAGAGCGGGTGGGCAATCGAGGATGATGGTGTCATAGAGTTGAATATTTGCGAGCAGATTCTTCAGGATGTTTTTATAATCCTTCCGGATCGGCAAAAAACGTTCGGCCATGATTAACTCGGCATTGGATGGGATCAGATCAAGCCCTGCGATGCTGGTTTCGCGGCTGAGGCCTATCGGTGTTGTAGCAGTAAATAGCATATCCGCTGTCGAATGGCGGATGGTATGCGGTGGTGTGCCTAATGCCAGGGTGAGGCTGGCCTGGGGGTCCAGGTCTATTAGCAGCACTTCCCGCCCGGATTTCACCAACGCGCCGCCGATCGAAACCGCTGTTGTCGTTTTCGATACACCACCTTTTTCGCTGGCTATAGCAATGATATTTGTCATCCGCGCGGCTAGTTTTCCTGTAGCATAATTTGTGCTCGTTTGGCCTGAAGCGCTTCACGTAATTCACTGATGGCGATTTCGAGCATTTCTTGAGGATTGTTAGTAGAGCGGATTTTTGTAGTGATTTCGGTTACCAAACTCTCGCGCGCGGCGCGTTGTTGCGCATCACGGTGTGAACGCGCATTTTCGAGCGCGAATTCGAGTTGGTCAATCAATGCATCCATAAGGTTGATTTCATCCGTATTCCAGGGGGGAGCGGCGGCATCTTTTTTGAGACGCACTACGCCCAACGTGTGGCCGCGCAACACAATAGGGATCGCCAGTGTGCGCTCATCCAGGCGAACATTGCGACCGCTCTGGGCGGCTTCAATCATCTCACCTGTCCACGGTTTCTTGGAGACATTGACACTCTGTTGGGAGGTAGCCAGAAAACCCAGTTGTGGTTGTGTTCTGAGGAATTCTTGCCACGATTCCTGGCTGAGTGTGGTATAAGCCCGGCGGGCAGTTTCCAATGTTTCCTGGTTTTCAGTGAACAGGCGCGCATTTTCAATCGCAATCGCAAGCTGATTTGCCAACACCTGGAGTACAACAATATCTTCATCGGAGAAAGCCGCGGAGCGTTTGCTTTGCACATCCAATGCCCCCAGCAATTTACCACCCACCATGAGTGGTAAGGCCATTTCGGAACGGGTTTCAGGCATATCGGGATTGTCAAAATATACGGCATCGCGCCCAACATCCAGCGCAATGCGTGGTTGGCGTTGGGCCGTTGCATAGCCAACAATGCTGGTTTCGGAGACCTTTAGCTGGTGGTTGCGCGCCAACATGCGCTGCCCACCTTCGCTATTGGCTGCCTGTAACACCGCGTATTCTCCGGTTGAATCCAGCAGGAAGATACCCGCGTGATAGAAATCGAAGCGCTCACTGATAAGGTGGGTCACTTGAGAGAACAGGTCGTTAATATCGCGGATGGTTGTGGCAGCTTGCCCAACTTCGGCAGCCGCCTGCAACTGACGTGCCCGCAATTCCAGATCGAGCGTGCGCGCAGCGACGCGCTGCTCTAGCTCTGCCTGGGAGGTTTGAATTTGTTGGGCCATGACATTGAAAGCATTGCCCAATTGTCCAAATTCATCTTCGCGCGTAATTTCAACACGCTGATCGAGTGCCCCCATGGCAATTTTGCTGGCCGCGTTGGTGAGTTTTTCAATCGGTTGGGCAATATTGCGGTTTGTTTGTAACGCCAGAAGCAAGGTGAGCACAATCGAGATGATGAGCGCCAATGTTGGATATACAATCACAGCTTGCCGCGCCGACGCAAGTAGATCGGAGGCTTTTTGCTCGGTGATCTGGGTTTGCTCAACCAGGGCCGTGATTTGATTTGAGAATTTTTGTTGATCTCGGATCAAAATGCCCATGCGCAATTGCGCGCTTGGCCACTGCGCATGATTGGCCTGATTCAGCATGGTTTCGGCAATGCCGATGAGGTTATTGATAGTGGCAAGGGCATCTTCAACTTCCGTCTCAGATGAATTCATGGGGAGCTGGGTAAATTGTTGCAGCGTTGTCCGGCTGACATTAAGATCATCCAGTGTTTCACTGATACTCGCATTGAAGAGATCGGCATCTTCTAAAGGCAATAGCTGGCTTACAACTGCAATTAGCTTTGTGCTGGCTTGTTCGGCCCTCAGGGCTGCTTTGGCTTGAGCATTGGCGCTTTGGAAATCAGCCGCGGCGGTTGAGAGCCGATTGACCTGTAAAAAAATCATCGCGCTGGCTGCGATCAGCAACAAACTAATGCTCAGACCACCAAACAAGAGTTGACGACGGATAGAGCGCCTTCGTGGATGAAGTTGCGGGGTATGTTCCATAGGTTTACCCTATTCGCTGAGTCCCTCCATGCCTTTGAGAAGTTGCGGCATATTCCAGATTTGTTCATCGCTTGCAGTTTCCCCTGCCCGGAGATATATACTCCCATCTTGCAGATTGAGTGGCCCCCGGAATAAATTGATGCTGCCATTGCCCAGACCGGCGATAAATTGATCGAGTTGTTCCTGTTGCTCAGGGGTGAGTGCTGCCCCCGTCGCAAATCCAACCGGGCTGGTATCTGGATTGTTGAGATCTGCCCAATCGGGTTCGGCCCAAACCCAGGTATGTTTCCAGGCATGATAGGAAACTGCCTCAGCAAATTGCAGGTATCCGGGACCCCAGTTGTAGTAGGGTACACCCAGGCAAATTTCGTTTACACTCTGACAGGCATTTTCGTAATCGTAGGGCACTGTGTAAACATTCTCACCCTGTGCGGCGCGTTCGGCTGTTGTTGTAGAAGGTTCAATGGTATCAATGCCAGAAAGAATAACATCGAAGCCATCATCAAGCAGCGAGTTGGTAATTTCGGTGGGGTCGGCAGTTACACCGGGCACATGAAACCAGAAACCTATCCATTCAACGCGGAAACGTAATGATTCAGCTTCAGTATCCCTGTAATTATCAAAACAATACTTTGCCCCTAAATATGAAGCGTTGGCGAGACGCAGGGTTTCGCTATTAATCAACGGGCCTACATAACCAATGGCATTATTCTCGGTAGCCAGTGCGGCAGCACATCCGGCGATCATTTTGCCGTAGATCATTTTGCCCATATAATTCGATAAATTAACAGGGCTTGCGCCTTGTAAGGCGTGGTCTCCAGAGATGTGCACAAAATATATTTGAGAGTATTTTCGGGCAACAATCAGGGTTTCAGCCGAAAAATCGTCTGAGGTGATAAAGATAAGTTGTGCCCCATTATCGATCATTTTTTTTACTTCACCTTGCAAGGTGGCCTCCGGGCGCGCGTTCGGGTTTAGATTTTCGGAGAGCAACATTTTACTGTTTGGCATATTTTGTTCAATATAGAGACCACCGTTATAATGCGCTTCACTCCATCCGTGGTCGTTGCTGGGACCAACCAGAATTAACCCAAACGTAAAATCGTCCGATGCTGCAGCCGTGGGTACCGCAATTTCTTCCGGCTGTGGCGTGCAGGCTGTCGTAAGAATTACGAAGAAGATAAAAATAATCACATGATAGAAGCGGGGCATATTTTCCTCCGGTGTTATTGGTTTGCAAGCTATTCGGCAGCAGGGTGGCTGCCCAGATGGACTTCTACCTCGGCCAGTTCGAGCGCCTGGCGTAATTCTTGTGCAGCCGTTTTGAGTACGGTTTCTAGGTCCAGTGTTTCCCGCATGCGGGTTGTCGCTTCACCGATTAGTTCTTCTTGCTGGGCTTTTTGTTGTGTTTCTTCGTACAGGCGGGCGCTATCGAGGGCAACGCCCAATTGATCGATCAAGGTTTGCAGGATTGCGCGTTCGGATGGAGACCAAGCACTTTGCCCCGATGGCTTTGCCGCGCGTATTTGTCCAATGCTTCTGCCGCGCACGCGTATTGGAATGGACAGAATATCCTTTTCGCTGTGTGTAGTTAAAATACCTTGTGGATCCAAAGATTTTCGGGTTTGCTCTTGGTGAGATTGGATGAAATCACGCCACGCGCTGCTGGTGAGTTCTCCGCGTGCGGAGCGTTCGGCCTGAAGACTCTTTTCAAGTTGTTGTACGAGGCGAGTATTCGCCATTGCCAGAGCAATTTGATCGGCGAGAGTTTGCAAAACGGGGATATCTTCGGGCATAAGTGCATTAGGCTCGCGGCATTGTATGTCCAATATTCCCAAAATCTCTTTTCCCGCTCGCAGGGGTAATGCAATTGCTGACAGGATTTCGGGTAATTCAAGGTGGTTCAGCGCGGCAGAACTTGAATTGGCCCCCACATAAATTTGGGCGTGGCCTCTTTCTACAATGGGTTGAGTGATATTGGCTTGCCCAAGCTCAAGCTGGAAGTTATTGTCAAGCGCTTGCATACCTTCAGCGGACGATGCCGCTTCCAAAATAGCAAATTTCCTTTGCTCATCTAGAATGAATATTCCGCAGTGGTAGAACTTGAATTCTTCAGAAATGATATGGACGATTCCACTAATTAGATCATCAGCGCTTTGTATTTGGGAAGCCAAACGGATCACCTGGGTGGCAGCCACTAATTGAGAGTTTTTATGTTCAAGGTCAGCCGTGCGACTCACGACCTGCTCTTCAAGAATATCGCGTTGAGCCTCAAGCTCTCGCGCGGCGGCGCGGCTTTGCTCAATTGTGGTGGCTACCCGAGGCATGAGATACCCCAGTGAAGCCACGATGACACTTCCCAACATAATCAGGTTTACGATATGGCGTACCCAGCCTGTCAGGTTAGTTATATCGGTAGGGATGAGTGGTGAAGCGCGCCCTGATACAACCAGAGCGCCAAAGGCGATAAAAGTTAAAGAACTGATGATGAGAAAAGTGATGCTACTTCTTCTACTGTATAGCAATCCGGCTGCGAAAACCAGGGTGATGAAATACCCTCCGCTTTCACTGGAAGGACCAACCGAGATCAAATTCACCAATCCTATGAAGTATAAAACAATCAACAGCGCGCTACTTTGGACGGTATAGGGTATGTTGGGGCCAAACCCGATCACCGCCATAAATAACAACAGGCCGAAGGAAAAATAGATCGGCCAAAAAACTTGATTTGTATACGCGTTTACAGCCGTAGCAATGGCTGCGAAAACGCCAATCACTACCAGGGCACGTAATGCGCCGCGCACCAATTGAGTCTGCCAGGTTCTCAGCTCTTTTTGTGATGTATGTTGTGATGGTGGGTGAACTTGTTGGTCTGTCATGCTCCGGTTATCCTTGAATACTTTTATCCCGGTCAAGAATCGTGTATGGTATCTGGGTCAAGTTGAATTTCAATAGCCGCGTCACCAAATGCCTGGCTGATTTCCTGTATAGCTGTTCCGAGGACGCGGTCAACTTCGAGGCTTTCGCGCATTCGTGTAGTAATTCTGGCGATCAGGCGTTCTTGCTCAGCGCGGCGTTGGCTGTCTTCGAGCAGGCGGGCGCTTTCCAGCGCCAACGCCATGCGTTCAGCTACTGATTCGGCCAGGGTGGTGGTTTCGGGGAGCATCTCATCGCGTTCGACATGCAGGCTAAAGTTGCCGATGATTTGCTCTCGCAGGCGAATAGGCACAGACAATTGCGTGCCGATTGGTTCTAGAGCAGGTTCTGATGAATTCTCATAATCAGTATCGCCCAAGGGTTCAACGCCCACGCCGCGATAACGGTAGCCTTGTGCGCCTTTGTTGCGTTGGGAAACATCGTGCCAGGCTTCTTTGGTATATTGACCGGTGGCAATTTCTAACTGGCGCAGTGTTTGCTCTGTTTCTGTCAGTTGGCGGGTATTTGAAATTGCGGTGGCAAGCTGATCGGCTAAAATTTGCAGCACCGAGCGAATTTCTGGGTTGAACGCATTTGCTTCGCGGCTATGTGCATCCAATACGCCGATTACCTTATCAGCAACACGCAATGGCAAAATTAGCTCAGATTGTGTCTCAGGCAGCAG from Chloroflexota bacterium includes the following:
- a CDS encoding GAF domain-containing protein encodes the protein MEHTPQLHPRRRSIRRQLLFGGLSISLLLIAASAMIFLQVNRLSTAAADFQSANAQAKAALRAEQASTKLIAVVSQLLPLEDADLFNASISETLDDLNVSRTTLQQFTQLPMNSSETEVEDALATINNLIGIAETMLNQANHAQWPSAQLRMGILIRDQQKFSNQITALVEQTQITEQKASDLLASARQAVIVYPTLALIISIVLTLLLALQTNRNIAQPIEKLTNAASKIAMGALDQRVEITREDEFGQLGNAFNVMAQQIQTSQAELEQRVAARTLDLELRARQLQAAAEVGQAATTIRDINDLFSQVTHLISERFDFYHAGIFLLDSTGEYAVLQAANSEGGQRMLARNHQLKVSETSIVGYATAQRQPRIALDVGRDAVYFDNPDMPETRSEMALPLMVGGKLLGALDVQSKRSAAFSDEDIVVLQVLANQLAIAIENARLFTENQETLETARRAYTTLSQESWQEFLRTQPQLGFLATSQQSVNVSKKPWTGEMIEAAQSGRNVRLDERTLAIPIVLRGHTLGVVRLKKDAAAPPWNTDEINLMDALIDQLEFALENARSHRDAQQRAARESLVTEITTKIRSTNNPQEMLEIAISELREALQAKRAQIMLQEN
- a CDS encoding BMP family ABC transporter substrate-binding protein, translated to MPRFYHVIIFIFFVILTTACTPQPEEIAVPTAAASDDFTFGLILVGPSNDHGWSEAHYNGGLYIEQNMPNSKMLLSENLNPNARPEATLQGEVKKMIDNGAQLIFITSDDFSAETLIVARKYSQIYFVHISGDHALQGASPVNLSNYMGKMIYGKMIAGCAAALATENNAIGYVGPLINSETLRLANASYLGAKYCFDNYRDTEAESLRFRVEWIGFWFHVPGVTADPTEITNSLLDDGFDVILSGIDTIEPSTTTAERAAQGENVYTVPYDYENACQSVNEICLGVPYYNWGPGYLQFAEAVSYHAWKHTWVWAEPDWADLNNPDTSPVGFATGAALTPEQQEQLDQFIAGLGNGSINLFRGPLNLQDGSIYLRAGETASDEQIWNMPQLLKGMEGLSE
- a CDS encoding GAF domain-containing protein produces the protein MHRLLQRQLKRYIDSADVPQEWRAFIDAIDAAYQQTDDDRALLERSLELTSQELLDRNEQLRQRREELEKMVQERTAELEYRTIQLQTAAEVARDATTVRNLDELLNRTVVLVRERFGFYHTAIYLADDRNRFALLMAATGKAGQQMLAGEFKHKLDESNLVGRVIQTGEAYLNLEMDDTTEGPSTPLLPETQSELILPLRVADKVIGVLDAHSREANAFNPEIRSVLQILADQLATAISNTRQLTETEQTLRQLEIATGQYTKEAWHDVSQRNKGAQGYRYRGVGVEPLGDTDYENSSEPALEPIGTQLSVPIRLREQIIGNFSLHVERDEMLPETTTLAESVAERMALALESARLLEDSQRRAEQERLIARITTRMRESLEVDRVLGTAIQEISQAFGDAAIEIQLDPDTIHDS
- a CDS encoding GAF domain-containing protein — translated: MTDQQVHPPSQHTSQKELRTWQTQLVRGALRALVVIGVFAAIATAVNAYTNQVFWPIYFSFGLLLFMAVIGFGPNIPYTVQSSALLIVLYFIGLVNLISVGPSSESGGYFITLVFAAGLLYSRRSSITFLIISSLTFIAFGALVVSGRASPLIPTDITNLTGWVRHIVNLIMLGSVIVASLGYLMPRVATTIEQSRAAARELEAQRDILEEQVVSRTADLEHKNSQLVAATQVIRLASQIQSADDLISGIVHIISEEFKFYHCGIFILDEQRKFAILEAASSAEGMQALDNNFQLELGQANITQPIVERGHAQIYVGANSSSAALNHLELPEILSAIALPLRAGKEILGILDIQCREPNALMPEDIPVLQTLADQIALAMANTRLVQQLEKSLQAERSARGELTSSAWRDFIQSHQEQTRKSLDPQGILTTHSEKDILSIPIRVRGRSIGQIRAAKPSGQSAWSPSERAILQTLIDQLGVALDSARLYEETQQKAQQEELIGEATTRMRETLDLETVLKTAAQELRQALELAEVEVHLGSHPAAE
- a CDS encoding ParA family protein, producing the protein MTNIIAIASEKGGVSKTTTAVSIGGALVKSGREVLLIDLDPQASLTLALGTPPHTIRHSTADMLFTATTPIGLSRETSIAGLDLIPSNAELIMAERFLPIRKDYKNILKNLLANIQLYDTIILDCPPALGAITHNALVAANLLVIPTLPEYLSVYTLRNMLSIVRSIRMKDNPKLNYRILISMFDQRIGSHISISKQLRTTFKQAVCNTIIQVDTRLRDSTVAGIPITHFAANTRSAKEYRALAQELTQNV